From a single Candidatus Aegiribacteria sp. genomic region:
- a CDS encoding T9SS type A sorting domain-containing protein yields VSRSVWEWDDGDGIPESGSGEFYNLSLLNTVTSTNLDDDYPSVVFAISCNVGYPEPNAWGNLGIDLATKPGCGSAVGMVSASRPSAISSDWRNNPGGAEQICFDFNRYLISEGEHVGVALYDGKYDATTVYGWAHVYEYGNVYNVNLFGDPSLEVAGYPTGIEDGQTDFMTPSLLPASPNPFTSSTVLRLTLPASGMVLAMVYDISGRQVASLMEEMCPSGELLLSWDGRDNAGELLGQGIYFAVITVGNHQVVQRFVRLR; encoded by the coding sequence GTCTCGCGGTCGGTCTGGGAATGGGATGACGGCGATGGTATCCCGGAATCGGGTAGTGGTGAGTTTTATAACCTCTCGCTGCTTAACACTGTTACTTCAACCAATCTGGATGATGATTATCCGTCGGTTGTATTTGCAATCTCATGTAACGTAGGCTATCCCGAACCAAACGCATGGGGGAATCTGGGCATTGACCTTGCAACTAAACCGGGGTGTGGCTCAGCGGTAGGCATGGTGAGTGCTTCAAGACCATCAGCTATCTCGTCAGACTGGAGGAATAACCCCGGTGGAGCGGAGCAGATCTGCTTCGATTTCAACCGTTACCTTATAAGTGAAGGCGAGCATGTGGGAGTTGCCCTGTATGACGGCAAGTACGATGCTACGACCGTTTACGGCTGGGCACATGTCTACGAATACGGGAATGTGTACAATGTTAACCTTTTTGGTGATCCATCTCTGGAGGTTGCCGGCTACCCGACCGGTATTGAGGATGGGCAGACAGACTTCATGACTCCATCTCTCCTCCCTGCCTCTCCCAACCCGTTCACATCATCAACTGTATTGCGTCTTACACTGCCGGCTTCAGGAATGGTTCTTGCCATGGTTTACGATATCAGCGGCAGGCAGGTTGCATCGCTGATGGAAGAAATGTGTCCCTCCGGAGAGCTGCTGCTCTCCTGGGATGGCAGAGACAATGCTGGAGAATTACTTGGTCAGGGTATCTATTTCGCCGTTATCACAGTTGGTAATCATCAGGTTGTTCAGAGATTTGTGCGGCTGAGGTAA